In Deltaproteobacteria bacterium, one DNA window encodes the following:
- a CDS encoding rubrerythrin family protein has translation MPNIKGTETEKNLLKAFAGESQARNRYTYFASIARKEGYRQIEAIFLETAENEREHAKRFFKFLEGGDVEITATYPAGKLGTTLENLKAAAAGENEEWSVLYPDFAETAKKEGFNEVATCFTMIAKVEVEHEERYKKLAANIEAGKVFKKDAPVRWKCRNCGYVHEGPGAPDKCPACLHPQEHFEIKEETY, from the coding sequence ATGCCTAATATAAAAGGTACTGAAACTGAAAAAAATTTACTTAAAGCTTTTGCCGGTGAATCACAAGCGCGTAATCGTTATACTTATTTTGCTAGTATTGCTCGTAAAGAGGGCTATCGCCAAATCGAAGCAATATTTCTTGAAACTGCCGAAAATGAACGCGAACATGCTAAACGCTTTTTTAAATTTCTAGAAGGCGGTGATGTTGAAATTACTGCAACATATCCAGCTGGCAAACTTGGTACTACCCTTGAAAATTTAAAAGCTGCCGCAGCTGGTGAAAACGAAGAATGGAGTGTGTTATATCCTGATTTTGCTGAAACCGCTAAAAAAGAAGGTTTCAACGAGGTTGCGACTTGCTTTACTATGATTGCAAAGGTCGAAGTCGAACACGAAGAACGATATAAAAAATTAGCTGCTAACATTGAAGCTGGTAAAGTATTTAAAAAAGATGCACCTGTCCGTTGGAAATGTCGTAACTGTGGTTATGTGCACGAAGGCCCGGGCGCACCCGATAAATGCCCAGCTTGTTTGCATCCACAAGAACATTTTGAAATTAAAGAAGAGACATATTAA
- a CDS encoding transcriptional repressor, producing MKPSQQQLDKMLQHCKEAFNKAGVKLTPQRFEVFREVALSRKHPDAAMVHNGVRQRMPSLSLDTVYRTLWLLSDLGLFTTISPSRDCTRFDANPARHHHFICNKCSLICDFCNNEFNNLKIPKHVKSLGEILTTNVEIRGICRGCLTNKRRNHA from the coding sequence ATGAAACCTTCACAACAACAATTAGACAAAATGTTGCAACATTGCAAAGAGGCATTCAATAAAGCTGGGGTAAAATTAACACCTCAACGTTTTGAGGTATTTCGTGAAGTTGCATTAAGCCGAAAACACCCTGATGCTGCAATGGTTCATAATGGTGTTCGTCAACGTATGCCATCACTTTCATTAGATACTGTTTATCGCACTTTATGGTTATTATCAGACTTGGGTCTATTTACTACTATCAGCCCTTCGCGTGATTGCACGCGGTTTGATGCTAATCCCGCTCGCCACCACCATTTTATATGTAATAAATGTAGCTTGATTTGTGACTTTTGTAATAATGAATTTAATAATTTAAAAATCCCTAAGCATGTCAAGTCATTAGGGGAAATTTTAACAACAAATGTTGAAATTAGAGGCATTTGTCGTGGATGTTTAACAAACAAAAGGAGAAACCATGCCTAA